The following nucleotide sequence is from Cercospora beticola chromosome 2, complete sequence.
GAGTTTTCGTTGAGGTTTGTTTGGAGGAACAGCGTTTGGAGAAAAGGTGGTAAAAGTTCTCCATAGGTCGATTCAGTGTTCGAAGTACTTGGCCGAGAGAGGTTGTGAGCAGCGTCGGCGATGATACGGTCGTGGAGTTGAGCGAGAAAGTGGGTTGTTAGGTCGAATGGATAGGGTAGGGTGAGGTGAGGAGTTGGAGGAAAGAAAGCAGGGTGAGTGAGGTTGCCGATGAGACGTTGGAGAGGGTGGAAgttgttggtgttggcgaAGTGTTCGAATGTTCTCTCGATCATTCGGCCCATGATCTCGATTTCAAGGGAGGTGAGGTTTCCGGCTTGGATGTGGAAGACTTGAATTGTGCGAACGATATCGTCGATAGGATCCAGAGGACGTGCGTAGCAGTGCGTGTGTTTGTGACTTCTTTTGCTTAACGTGAAGCGTTCGATCGCACCGGAGGAAGGATATCTCAAGTAGAGAGTGCTGTCGGGAGCAGGATCGTAGTTGTCAGCAGAATGGTGTAATTTAGCGAGGAAAAGGCCAGCATATCTGCCCATTGGTTCATCTTGATGTGTGGGTGTTGAAGGGAGGAACGCAGTGAAATCGGCATGGCCATCGTGGAGCAGCCATCGAAGCTCCTGGAGGAGAATGTCACCCCTCGTGTTTGTCGCCTCTTGATGCGCGTTGTTGAATGATTCTGTTTGCTGTTTGCGTTTTTGATTGCGTGTCATCATCATTGATGCCACGATGCCCATGATTGTTGCTGTATGATCTGACCGAAAGAGACAAAGGGCTCGGTGCGCCTCATATACTCGCAACTTACCAGCAAGAATACAAGACTTGGGACATGCATTGAACGCAGGAGACTTGCATTGTCTCAGCACCATCGATGAGACATTGTGTAGAACGAAAGCCGGACAGTCTTGGGCACTTGAACTGCCAATTCCTGCTACTCAGACAAGAAATCATCTTTCGAATGATCTCTCAGGTGTGCGGCTGTCCACAGCGTAATGAAAAGCGTGGCGAGCGTCGGTCGAAAAAGTGAATCAGTAAATCAGTTCTTGCATTCATGTCAATAATGTCGTAATGTTGCTCAAAAGCTCATCATCTATGTCGCTACGGGACCTGTACACGCTTAGCCGCTGAAATGCATGCAACAACGCTCAATCCAGAACGATCAAGCAAGCCTGCAGAGAACCGAAAACTCCGCTCGGTTCGCGCTTACAGGTGAAGCACACGATTCCAGTCAAGACATCATGGCTGAAAGACTCTTCTACCGGAGAAGGGCAGCCACAGTCTCAGCTGCACGGATTCTCACACCGTGGTGAACACCAGCTGGAAAGTCTCAATTGACCACACTCTGTCTCGCATTATTCATCCCATCCCCACGGTACGGTTCGCCAAGAATGCGTCGCATCTCTTTGCAAGCCTTGAGGTAGTACTCTCGCACACCTGGCGTAGGTCGCCACGGGTTCGGCGCCTTGTCCCAGCCGTGCGGTACACCAGGCACCATGGTGTATGTGACGTTCTTCCCGATCTCATCTGATGTGAGACGATCGTAGAAAATCTTTCCCTCGTCCAGCAACATGTCGTACTCGCACGTGTGCATGATGATCTCATCCGGTAATGCGTTTCGAAGAAGATCGGTGGGTGCCACGGCCGGTGATAGGTAGGGCGAGTCTAGTGTGACATCCTTTGGAGGATGCAGGTAGGAGTCGTCGAAGAGATTCGTGAAGAAAGCAGGGAGCTCTTGGTCTGCCCGCAGCCCAGTCGCTCGGCGTTCTTCTCGGGTCCTGGTGTAGTCCAATGAAGGATACCATGGTATAATGCCTCTAATCTTTACTGAAGGCACATTCAGAGCTCGTTCGCCAACTGTGGTGTTATTCTTTGTTGGCCGGCCAGGaacaggcggaggaggcttgTTCGGATCCAGGATAAGGTTGTTTGGATCGGTCGGCGCTTTCGTCGAGCAACTCGATGCCGAATCGTCTGCGTTCCATTGTCGCAATGGATAtcgctctccttcttcactcCCTTCTCTAGGTAGAGTATCGTCGGAGTCCTCCAACGTCTCCCGATGGAATCCAGTCAAATGGTCGTACAGCCGTAATGGTACTGTAAACGCCATATTGCCTCCAGATGAGAAACCGGAGAGCATGATCTTCTCGCGATCTAGACCAAGATCTTCTGCGTGCTGATGCACGAACAGAACTGCATCCACGCCATCTTCCACGGCTGTAGGGAATGGATTTTCCGGAGCTCGCCGATAATCCACCGAAACCACAACAGCGTCCAGCTCTTGGACTACCGTGCCGCACCACCTCGCATCATCGTGCGGTGAGCCCAATGTGAAGCCTCCGCCATGGAAATTGATAATCACAGGATAACTCCCCCATCTGCGAAAGCTGCGACTCCTTCTGCGCAGCCCATCACCTATCGAGCCAACGCTCATTCGAGCCCTCTGGCGCTCTCGCGGTGATCtcagctcttcctcgtcgctctCTTCAGTATCCGGCCAACCAGTCCATAGCCGTTGCTGCGTATCATAGTCCGGCGGTGTGTAAAAGTAGAGACATATCTGCCCCGGCATGCCCGACACCGTGCTATCAATCATATACCAAAACGACGGCTTCGGCGGTCTTGGAGGCGCAAAGCGATGGAAAAACATGCCAAGCTGCATGAGCACCCGCCAGAATGTGGCCTGCAAGTGCAACACCCATCGTGGTCGATTATTCACAGCCACGTATCGCCGCCGGTCTCGCTCGTCTTTGTAATTGTGCGGAAGCAAGTTTGGGAGGAATGAGCGTCGTCGTTCTTCGCGGGTAGCACCGGGGCTATGGATCGGTCCATTCATGGCGTCGACATTGGCAGCAGGAGGCGAGGAGGGCGGTGCTTGGGACGAACTCATGTTGAGCGTTTCGGGCGCAGGCGCGAAGCAGTATTATGGCCACGCGTGGCCCATGGAGTGCAGGGTACCTGGTTGCGTGCCAAAGTAGCGTGCTGACACGTCTTCAGGAGTTCGGATGCTCGGATTCGTCGGAGTTGTTCCGAGAAGCGCCGTCTGAAGGAGAGATGTCAGACTGATTGTTTCTGCACCTTTCGATCCGGTGGGCgcgagtggtggtggtgaagtggTGAAGTGGGCAACAGAGACGTTGTGCAGGTCTGGCCGACGAAGCGACCGAGCAGTGACGTAGGAGGAGTCGGTCCACAGATTAATCATCATCGCGTGGTTTCGTTGGACCAAACATCCGcatcacaacagcagcag
It contains:
- a CDS encoding uncharacterized protein (MEROPS:MER0033274), yielding MSSSQAPPSSPPAANVDAMNGPIHSPGATREERRRSFLPNLLPHNYKDERDRRRYVAVNNRPRWVLHLQATFWRVLMQLGMFFHRFAPPRPPKPSFWYMIDSTVSGMPGQICLYFYTPPDYDTQQRLWTGWPDTEESDEEELRSPRERQRARMSVGSIGDGLRRRSRSFRRWGSYPVIINFHGGGFTLGSPHDDARWCGTVVQELDAVVVSVDYRRAPENPFPTAVEDGVDAVLFVHQHAEDLGLDREKIMLSGFSSGGNMAFTVPLRLYDHLTGFHRETLEDSDDTLPREGSEEGERYPLRQWNADDSASSCSTKAPTDPNNLILDPNKPPPPVPGRPTKNNTTVGERALNVPSVKIRGIIPWYPSLDYTRTREERRATGLRADQELPAFFTNLFDDSYLHPPKDVTLDSPYLSPAVAPTDLLRNALPDEIIMHTCEYDMLLDEGKIFYDRLTSDEIGKNVTYTMVPGVPHGWDKAPNPWRPTPGVREYYLKACKEMRRILGEPYRGDGMNNARQSVVN